In one Populus nigra chromosome 12, ddPopNigr1.1, whole genome shotgun sequence genomic region, the following are encoded:
- the LOC133669287 gene encoding transcription termination factor MTERF4, chloroplastic produces the protein MSFSLLRRRKCLVLCTNPISPQKFYTNPALISKTQQNPCPRNPLTQNPLGVLQFYALFSTQASKFHEYEMPSVTWGVVQGKKEKLVNRVIICDYLKGLGIIPDELESLELPSTVEVMKERVEFLQRMGLTIDDINEYPLMLGCSVRKNIIPVLGYLEKIGISRSKLGEFVKSYPQVLHASVVVELQPVIKFLRGLDVDKLDIGYVLQKYPELLGFKLEGTMSTSVAYLVSIGVSPRDIGPMVTQYPYLLGMRVGTMIKPLVDYLVSLGLPKKIVARMLEKRPYVLGYDLQETVKPNVDCLISFGIRREVLASIVAQYPPILGLPLKAKLSSQQYFFNLKLKIDPERFARVIEKMPQIVSLNQNVIMKPVQFLLERAIPSEDVATMVIKCPQLLALRVPLMKNSYYFFKSEMGRPLKELVEFPEYFTYSLESRIKPRYEMLKSKGIRSSLNWFLNCSDKRFEERLEGDYIESESLGPSFCMGGKLELPGCEILSDEEDEIDDDEDEVLFRRTVSL, from the coding sequence ATGAGCTTTTCATTGCTTAGAAGAAGAAAGTGTCTAGTTCTATGCACTAACCCTATTTCCCCACAAAAATTTTACACAAATCCCGCATTAATATCCAAAACCCAACAAAACCCATGTCCCCGAAACCCTCTCACACAAAACCCTCTCGGGGTTTTACAATTTTATGCCCTATTTTCAACACAAGCTTCCAAATTCCATGAATATGAGATGCCTTCAGTTACTTGGGGTGTAGTTCAAGGTAAAAAAGAGAAGCTTGTTAATCGTGTTATAATTTGTGATTATCTTAAGGGTTTAGGGATAATTCCTGATGAATTGGAAAGTTTAGAACTTCCATCAACTGTTGAGGTTATGAAGGAGCGTGTTGAGTTCTTGCAGAGAATGGGATTGACTATTGATGATATTAATGAGTACCCTTTAATGTTAGGTTGTAGTGTGAGGAAAAACATTATACCAGTGTTGGGTTATTTGGAAAAGATTGGTATTAGTAGGTCTAAACTTGGGGAGTTTGTTAAGAGTTATCCACAGGTGTTGCATGCGAGTGTAGTAGTTGAGTTGCAGCCTGTTATTAAGTTTCTTCGGGGGTTGGATGTTGACAAGCTGGATATTGGATATGTTTTGCAGAAGTATCCAGAGCTTCTTGGGTTTAAGCTTGAAGGGACAATGAGTACTTCCGTGGCATATTTAGTTAGCATCGGTGTTAGTCCTAGAGATATTGGACCAATGGTAACGCAATATCCGTACTTATTGGGGATGAGAGTGGGGACTATGATTAAGCCGTTAGTTGATTATTTGGTTTCTTTAGGTCTGCCAAAGAAGATAGTGGCTCGGATGTTGGAGAAAAGGCCATATGTACTTGGATATGATCTTCAAGAGACTGTTAAGCCAAATGTGGATTGTTTGATTAGTTTTGGGATTAGGAGGGAAGTACTCGCTTCCATTGTAGCACAGTATCCACCAATTCTGGGTTTGCCTCTGAAAGCTAAGCTCTCTTCTCAGCAGTATTTCTTTAACTTGAAACTGAAGATTGATCCTGAAAGGTTTGCCAGAGTGATAGAGAAAATGCCACAAATTGTTAGCCTTAACCAAAATGTGATTATGAAACCTGTTCAGTTCCTTTTGGAGCGGGCAATCCCATCTGAGGATGTCGCTACGATGGTTATAAAATGCCCACAGTTACTTGCATTGAGAGTTCCACTCATGAAGAACAGCTATTACTTTTTCAAGAGTGAAATGGGAAGGCCATTGAAGGAGCTCGTGGAATTCCCAGAATATTTTACTTATAGCTTGGAATCTAGAATAAAGCCCAGGTACGAGATGCTGAAAAGCAAGGGGATCAGGTCTTCACTTAATTGGTTCCTCAATTGTAGTGATAAAAGatttgaggagaggttagaAGGCGATTATATTGAATCAGAGAGTCTTGGCCCATCATTTTGTATGGGTGGGAAGTTAGAACTACCAGGGTGTGAGATTCTGTCAGATGAGGAAGACGAGAtcgatgatgatgaagatgaagtaCTTTTCAGGCGCActgtttctctttaa